Part of the Romeriopsis navalis LEGE 11480 genome is shown below.
GGTGGGAGATCGGATGACTGGGATTAAATGCAGCGATTTCCCCAGTCAGCGGTGCCGCCGTATTCACCACTGTCTCATCCGTGGCTAAATCCACGACGCTTTGCCAATCAAGCTCAAGTCGTTCGCAGAGCTCACGGAAGTTCTCGTAGTCGATCGCTTCACCCTTCAGAAATTTCTTCACCGTTGATAGGGATGGTCCCACATCTGCCGCAAACTGCTTTTGACTCGGGTATCCCCGGCGTTTGACCGCAAGGTTTACTTGAGCAATATGCGGCGGTGCAACTTTGAGCGATCGGGCCATGAGCCAGGCAATAGACGGCATTTCTATTCCCAATGTCGCCGAAAATTCACCAAAGTCAACCCGAAGTTAACTAAAAGTCAACTGCTGGCCAATCCCGAACTCAACTTTTGGCCCGTTGTAATGAGTATATCGAACGCAAAACGGATAGATGACGACTCGAACATATCACCGCCCGAATAAATTCGGCGCCCACAACTCATGAAACAGTTTGCCCTGCAACGAAACCTAATTATCTTGCCGCTGCTTTCCTTTAGCCTCTTGGGGGCAAGCCTCCCAGCGATGGCATCACCGGAGGCCGCGATTGAGGACATCACGTCCAAACTCGAACTCTGCAAAGGGTTTGACACCCCAGCGGAGCGTCAGGAATGCCTGAACCGCGTCCGGGAATATTGCCTCGCCAACTATTCTCCGGAATTCTGCAAGAAAGTCTTCAAAAAGTTCAAGCAGTCTCAAATGGATGCGCCGAAGCAAGCAAAGCCTGCTGGCCGTCTGGACTAATCGCCCTAGACTAATCGTCCCGTCCGAATCAAACCGCATGACGCAATGAGTTACGTCATGCAATTACACATCCACCACACATTAAATCAAGGAACCAACCCATGAAAAAGCCAGCAATTCTCCTTGGCGTCGCATCCCTCTTGACCTTTATGGCTCCCTTTGCGACCACCCATGCACCGCAAGCGGCAGCCCTCGGCAACGCCTGCAAAAACGTCACGATTAAAGTCGATAACAACATCACGAGCAATGGTAGCCCGATCGCCGTCACGGTCAAAAAAGTGAAGTTCTGGTCGATCGAAGAAGGTGATTGGCTGACGGAAGACTTTACCAATAAAACAGTGCCAGCCGGTCGTCAAAACTACACCGTGGCTTCAGGCCAAAAAGTTGAGAACGCCGAAGGCGATCGCATCACCAAAATCAAGGTCTATTTCAAAGCCAAGCCCCATACAAAGTGGATTAACTTCACCGTCACGGATTCCAGCGTCGCCAATCAGACCTGTGTAGCGGGCAAAACCTATACCGCGACAATGAATGGCAACCTGTAATGTCATCGATTGATGCCTGAGTCGTATTTCAGCTTGAATTAGATGCTTGGTTTGCCTTAACTGGGCGTTCTCTTCTTTATTGTGTAGAAGGGAGCGCCCTTCCTTGATGCGGTCAGACTGGATGCATCATGTTGATTGTGTCGTACTGTGAGAATCGCGATGCCTACACTGAGTTTTGTCCTGTACGCCCTACAAGATTTACCGCGTTTAGCGCCGGAGTTTTGTGAAGCCGTACTGGAGCAATGGATTGCTCAACCCGCCAATGCTTGGTCCAGTTTGGCTTACTGTGGTGTGGGGGGTTGGCTATGGCTCAAACGGCAGCGACAAGATCCCCGCATGCTCCAGTTTATGGGGCCAATCGCAATTGCGATTGGTGTTTCATCGTTCGCTTACCATGCGCTCTATATCGCGATCGCCCATTTTTTCGATTTGCTGTCGATGTTTTTCTTCTCGACCTTGATTTTGGTCTTTAATTTGGTGCGGGCCAAGCTGGTATCGCGGCGGTTACAATTGCCTTTTTGGTCCGGCGTACTGCTGCTCTCAACCTTTGCGTTAGGCTTTTCCTTGGATGTTGGGCGAGCGTTGTTTGGCCTTGGGGTGGCTTTGGCCTTGGGCTTTGAGCTGTTGCTATTTGTGCGGCGCGATCCGATCCGATACCGCGACTTTGCGATCGGGTTAGGGCTATTTTTGGTGGCGTTTGTGATTTGGAATCTGGATTTGCATCAGATCATCTGTGACCCCAATAATCATTTCCTGCAGGGACATGCGATTTGGCATATTTTAACGGCGTTGTCTTTGGTGTTTATCACGCAGTTTTATCGCCAGTTCACCGTCTTGAAATAGCTGGCAACCGCTGACTTAGCGCCGTGCGATCGGCTTTTTCGGTGCCTGATGTTTCAATCGGAAATAGGCCGCCATCACGTCGCGAACCATCGGTCCCCCGACTTTACCCCCACTGCCCCCCGATCGTTCCGCAAAGGCCGTCACCACAATCTCTGGTTTGGCCGTTGGGGCATAGGCGGCAAACCAAGTATCAGAACCGTCACCGAGGTCTTCGGATGTGCCACTCTTACCCGATACGGAGGGTAGATAGCTGACATCGAGTGCCTCACCCGTGGTGCGTGTGACCACTGCCCGTAACCCTTCACGGATCACTTTTAGGGTTTCCGGGCGTAGGTTCATGGGCTTGCGATATTCCCGGTGCTGCTTATTTTTCAAAATATGGGGGCGCACCCGATAGCCACCATTGGCGGGTACTGCGAACATCGCGGCGATTTGTAAGGGACTTGCGGTCACAAACCCCTGACCGATCGACATATTGATCGAGTCACCCAGCAGCCATTCCTCGCCAAATTCTTTTTGTTTCCATTTTGCTTGGGGAAGTAGTCCGGCTGCTTCATCTGGTAATGCCACCCCGGTTCGCTCACCGACCCCAAATTTGTGCATCCACTCGGTGAAAGTATCGCCGTGAATCCGCCCCGCAATTTGATAGAAGAAGGTATCGCTACTGTGCATCAAGGCACCTGCAAAGCCCAAAGGCCCAAATCCAGCGTGATTCCATTCCCCAAACCTCGTCCCGCCAAAGGTTAAAGACGGGAACGTCTGTAAAACCGTATCAGCGGGCCATTTCCCACTTTCGATCGCGGCGGCCGTGGTGACAATTTTGAAGGTACTGGCCGGTGGAAATGCTTGAACCGCTCGGTTCACAAAAGGATGCGGTAGTTTCTGGAGTGCATCCCACTCTTTTTGCGTGATCCGTTCCTTTGAGAACATATTCGGGTCAAAGGTCGGCCAACTCGCCATCGCCAGCACTTCGCCGTTGTTCGGGTTCATAACGACGATCGCCCCTTTGCGTTTGCCCAGGACTTTCTCAACTTCCTTTTGTAATTCGATGTCGATCGTCAGCTGCAATTCTTTCCCCATGCGGGAGGCTTTTTCGCCGATCACCTGTACAACTTTACCGGCGGCATCGACTTCGACTGTTTTCCCGCCGCGCTGACCCC
Proteins encoded:
- the mrdA gene encoding penicillin-binding protein 2 translates to MTLLSTRPKSKPKSVFQDSSLQTIIASHENVGRQKQKALSLACLAIGALAGGLGLRLVNLQLLNGQQWRERADANRIRLIARQPERGRVLDAKGRELIGSKLSHSVFLWPAAKSNPQEWDATLKYLSKIIKKPTSKLKERLGILAPASIDRIRVGRNLTPAQVTAIEEAGPILRGVEVDAETTRVYPHGQAAAHILGYTGEISEDEYQRLRGNDYKRGDVNGKLGIEASLEHLLRGQRGGKTVEVDAAGKVVQVIGEKASRMGKELQLTIDIELQKEVEKVLGKRKGAIVVMNPNNGEVLAMASWPTFDPNMFSKERITQKEWDALQKLPHPFVNRAVQAFPPASTFKIVTTAAAIESGKWPADTVLQTFPSLTFGGTRFGEWNHAGFGPLGFAGALMHSSDTFFYQIAGRIHGDTFTEWMHKFGVGERTGVALPDEAAGLLPQAKWKQKEFGEEWLLGDSINMSIGQGFVTASPLQIAAMFAVPANGGYRVRPHILKNKQHREYRKPMNLRPETLKVIREGLRAVVTRTTGEALDVSYLPSVSGKSGTSEDLGDGSDTWFAAYAPTAKPEIVVTAFAERSGGSGGKVGGPMVRDVMAAYFRLKHQAPKKPIARR
- a CDS encoding ceramidase, whose amino-acid sequence is MPTLSFVLYALQDLPRLAPEFCEAVLEQWIAQPANAWSSLAYCGVGGWLWLKRQRQDPRMLQFMGPIAIAIGVSSFAYHALYIAIAHFFDLLSMFFFSTLILVFNLVRAKLVSRRLQLPFWSGVLLLSTFALGFSLDVGRALFGLGVALALGFELLLFVRRDPIRYRDFAIGLGLFLVAFVIWNLDLHQIICDPNNHFLQGHAIWHILTALSLVFITQFYRQFTVLK